Sequence from the Desulfovibrio sp. X2 genome:
GCGCATGGCGATCACGGTGCGGCCGTCCTCGCGGCCCAGGGAGGCCGAGTCCATGAGGTTCCTGATGATGAAGAGCCCGCGGCCGCCTTCCTCCTCGGGCAGGGGCACTGCGCCCGTGAGCTGGCACGGCGGGCCCTTGCCCTCGTCCACCACCTCGGCCTCCACGTAGGCGTGGGGCTTGAGGCGCACGACGATGCGCAGCGGCCCGGGCGCATCCTTGGGATAGGCATGGCGGACCACGTTGGCGCAGGCCTCGGTCAGGGCCAGGTCGAAGTCGTGCACGACCTCCGGGAGGCCGACCGAGTCGGCCACCACGGCCACGGCGGCCTTGGCCAGGCGGCGCGCCGCCTGGGCGGTGGCCGTGGTTTCGAGACGGAACTC
This genomic interval carries:
- a CDS encoding ATP-binding protein, which codes for MLEFRLETTATAQAARRLAKAAVAVVADSVGLPEVVHDFDLALTEACANVVRHAYPKDAPGPLRIVVRLKPHAYVEAEVVDEGKGPPCQLTGAVPLPEEEGGRGLFIIRNLMDSASLGREDGRTVIAMRKNVPSESWTCRPTP